Proteins encoded in a region of the Glycine max cultivar Williams 82 unplaced genomic scaffold, Glycine_max_v4.0 scaffold_129, whole genome shotgun sequence genome:
- the LOC106797917 gene encoding uncharacterized protein, whose amino-acid sequence MLCWSKYKLVVKMEQNGEKVNFHFWDAVCIKIFGKIADECRQELIASGDEIKVFPACVDQLLGKTWVVRFKHRIQMHQSSMLDFSEQEHHIQSVISTLGLQDEQCLSNKSAAVGAASSSQQDYHPTVDILFICLHYLFLPGITLIIIVLLFTNNCYLLIIYVLFLHSLYCHSLLNMILEMLPL is encoded by the exons ATGCTTTGTTGGTCTAAGTATAAGTTAGTTGTCAAGATGGAACAGAATGGGGAGAAGGTGAACTTCCATTTTTGGGATGCAGTATGTATCAAAATATTTGGTAAAATTGCAGATGAATGTCGTCAAGAGTTGATTGCG agtGGTGATGAGATCAAGGTGTTCCCTGCGTGTGTTGATCAATTGTTGGGTAAAACTTGGGTTGTGAGATTCAAACACCGTATACAGATGCACCAATCATCCATGTTGGATTTTAGTGAACAGGAACATCATATACAATCAGTGATATCCACGCTAGGTCTACAG GATGAACAATGTTTAAGCAACAAGTCAGCTGCTGTTGGTGCTGCATCTTCATCACAACAAGATTACCATCCTACAgtagacattttatttatttgtttacattatttgtttttaccgggaatcactttaattattattgtattgttatttactaataattgttatttactaataatatatgtattgtTTTTACACAGCCTTTATTGTCACAGTCTTCTAAATATGATCCTGGAAATGCTGCCTTTGTAA